Proteins encoded together in one Chryseobacterium sp. G0201 window:
- a CDS encoding DUF3820 family protein, translated as MNPEILKEICVMKMPFGKHKGVILADLPVSYLEWFYSKGMPPGKLGMQLSTIYEIKINGLMDLLTPLRGGTVNYDKLKNKTYKF; from the coding sequence ATAAACCCGGAAATATTAAAAGAGATTTGCGTTATGAAGATGCCTTTCGGGAAACATAAAGGGGTAATTCTTGCAGATCTGCCAGTCAGTTATCTTGAGTGGTTTTACAGTAAAGGAATGCCTCCGGGAAAACTGGGAATGCAACTTTCAACTATTTATGAAATTAAAATTAATGGCTTGATGGATTTGCTGACACCACTTAGAGGTGGAACAGTAAATTATGATAAGCTAAAAAATAAGACTTACAAATTTTAG
- a CDS encoding AI-2E family transporter, translating to MNKDKQISSVAIKQVSLLAIILVLAGLICFNLALFIPSVLGAITLYVLCRKYNFYLQEEKKWKPWLSSLVLMLASLIILILPIYFIADLLIEKLGNAQAYMTKFNVFLEKIHSYIYSKTGFDILSKENMDKLKNSVGQVSTKAVSGTFNTLTVIMSMYFILYFMLSAPRFFERILASSAPLKRSNVSLIGEKMRKLILANAIGIPVVALGQGVVALIGYFIFGAPSPVLLFALTAVGSMIPIVGAAIVYVPICIFMIAEGDTGHGLGLAAYCLVVVGLTDNLLRFTLLKKLEDIHPLNTVFGIIMGMNLFGFMGLIFGPILISLTLLLIQVYRNEFSDEDTPPDLQLSDKDNEVENKIDLIV from the coding sequence TTGAACAAAGATAAACAAATAAGCAGTGTAGCGATAAAGCAGGTTTCTTTACTTGCTATTATTTTGGTGTTGGCGGGATTGATTTGTTTTAACCTTGCACTTTTTATCCCTTCCGTATTGGGGGCAATTACGCTGTATGTTCTTTGCAGAAAATATAATTTCTATCTGCAAGAGGAAAAAAAGTGGAAACCTTGGCTTTCATCATTGGTATTAATGCTTGCGAGTTTGATTATCCTTATTTTACCGATCTATTTTATTGCCGATCTTTTAATTGAAAAATTAGGAAATGCACAGGCTTACATGACAAAGTTTAATGTGTTTCTTGAAAAAATACATTCTTATATTTATTCGAAAACCGGTTTTGATATACTTAGTAAGGAAAATATGGACAAGCTGAAGAATTCTGTCGGACAGGTTTCTACTAAAGCTGTTAGCGGGACGTTTAACACACTTACCGTGATCATGTCCATGTATTTTATTCTTTACTTTATGTTGAGTGCACCTCGTTTTTTTGAACGAATTCTTGCTTCTTCCGCACCTTTGAAAAGATCTAATGTGTCTTTGATAGGTGAAAAGATGAGAAAGCTGATCTTGGCCAACGCCATTGGTATTCCTGTGGTGGCTCTCGGACAAGGAGTGGTAGCATTGATAGGATATTTTATATTTGGAGCTCCCAGTCCTGTTTTACTTTTTGCATTAACAGCAGTTGGGTCTATGATTCCAATTGTAGGAGCGGCAATTGTTTATGTTCCAATCTGTATTTTTATGATTGCAGAAGGAGATACAGGACACGGACTTGGTTTAGCGGCTTATTGTTTGGTTGTGGTTGGATTAACGGATAACTTGCTACGATTTACCTTACTTAAAAAATTAGAGGATATTCACCCCCTAAATACCGTTTTCGGAATTATCATGGGAATGAATCTGTTTGGATTTATGGGATTGATCTTCGGACCAATTCTGATATCTCTTACCCTTCTTTTAATTCAGGTATATAGAAACGAGTTTTCTGATGAAGATACACCGCCGGATTTACAGTTATCGGATAAAGATAATGAGGTTGAAAATAAAATTGATCTAATAGTTTAA
- a CDS encoding beta-carotene 15,15'-monooxygenase, whose amino-acid sequence MSEFNEFDQQGSAPSRDTGSIISHAFEMYKGVFLYAVVAMIIYIIGGAIIQSLTGFNSASMMEEMRDSGDYSNFSYWDAPGFSMYLTFSGLLGVLLAPLYVGLIYIVNKFNTKNSIEFSDLFIGYRQNFVNILIYSIISGIICSVAGFLCVIPFFFVYPLLLLGYPILLFENASATEALGKSFNIAKENYATFLGTTLLGLLISVAGIVLCGIGIIVTAPFIMIVMYSAYCAFLGKPRQLLDKK is encoded by the coding sequence ATGTCAGAATTTAATGAATTTGATCAGCAGGGATCAGCTCCCAGCAGAGATACAGGATCAATTATTTCCCATGCATTCGAAATGTATAAAGGAGTTTTTCTTTATGCGGTAGTGGCAATGATCATTTATATTATCGGAGGAGCGATTATTCAATCGTTAACCGGATTTAACTCTGCTTCTATGATGGAGGAGATGAGAGATTCCGGAGATTATTCAAATTTTAGTTATTGGGATGCACCGGGGTTTTCCATGTATCTTACTTTTTCAGGTCTTCTTGGAGTTTTACTGGCTCCTTTGTATGTGGGGTTGATTTATATTGTAAATAAATTCAACACAAAGAACAGTATTGAGTTTTCAGATCTGTTCATTGGCTATCGTCAGAATTTTGTTAATATTTTGATTTACAGTATAATTTCAGGGATCATATGTAGCGTTGCTGGATTTCTTTGCGTTATTCCTTTCTTTTTTGTTTATCCTTTATTACTATTGGGATATCCAATTTTGCTTTTTGAAAATGCCTCTGCGACTGAAGCTTTAGGTAAATCTTTCAATATTGCGAAAGAAAATTATGCCACATTTTTAGGAACAACACTTTTAGGTCTTTTAATATCTGTTGCAGGGATTGTTCTTTGCGGAATAGGAATTATTGTAACGGCTCCATTTATTATGATCGTAATGTATTCGGCATATTGTGCTTTCTTAGGAAAACCAAGACAACTTTTAGATAAAAAATAA
- a CDS encoding aminodeoxychorismate synthase component I has translation MFSVNHQKFMEMDELSLQKVPYFFVIDFLVDNVEIYRENEIKKSGLLIDFQNFKSSKNKDKLDKKIAWKSFPESLESFKSGFDKVQKNIRLGNSYLVNYTRKTKIETNLTLEEIFYHSNAKYKVFYKDFFVFFSPETFVKIIDGKILTYPMKGTIDAALENAAEILKNDKKEKAEHYTVVDLLRNDLSMVADNVNVDKFQHIDFIKTQQKNLYAMSSEISGNLKPEFDGKVGSIMKKLLPAGSILGAPKPKTLEITLEAEGYDRGYYTGVCGWFDGENLDSCVMIRFIEKESDQLYFKSGGGITHMSKLEDEYQEMKNKIYVPIH, from the coding sequence ATGTTTTCAGTGAATCATCAAAAATTTATGGAAATGGACGAACTTTCTCTTCAGAAGGTTCCCTATTTTTTTGTCATCGACTTCCTCGTTGACAATGTAGAAATTTACAGAGAAAATGAAATTAAAAAATCAGGCTTACTAATTGATTTTCAAAATTTTAAAAGCTCAAAAAACAAAGACAAATTAGATAAAAAAATTGCATGGAAATCATTCCCTGAGAGTTTAGAAAGTTTTAAATCAGGATTTGATAAAGTTCAGAAAAATATTCGTTTAGGAAATTCTTACTTGGTAAATTATACTAGAAAAACCAAAATTGAAACTAATTTAACACTTGAAGAAATTTTCTATCATTCAAATGCAAAATACAAGGTTTTTTATAAAGATTTTTTTGTATTTTTTTCTCCTGAAACTTTTGTGAAGATCATTGACGGAAAAATTCTGACCTATCCCATGAAAGGCACTATTGATGCGGCTTTAGAAAATGCAGCAGAAATTCTTAAAAATGACAAAAAAGAAAAAGCCGAGCATTATACGGTTGTAGATTTGCTTCGAAATGATCTCAGCATGGTTGCAGACAATGTGAACGTTGATAAATTTCAGCACATTGATTTTATTAAAACTCAGCAAAAAAATCTTTATGCCATGAGTTCAGAGATTTCGGGTAATTTAAAGCCTGAATTTGATGGAAAAGTAGGAAGTATTATGAAAAAACTGCTTCCTGCGGGTTCTATTTTAGGAGCTCCAAAGCCAAAAACACTGGAAATAACCCTCGAAGCAGAAGGATATGACAGAGGTTATTATACCGGAGTTTGCGGCTGGTTTGACGGTGAAAATCTCGACAGCTGCGTGATGATCCGGTTTATTGAAAAGGAAAGCGATCAGCTTTATTTCAAAAGTGGTGGCGGAATAACGCACATGAGTAAATTAGAAGACGAGTATCAGGAAATGAAAAATAAAATTTATGTCCCAATTCATTGA
- a CDS encoding aminotransferase class IV, translated as MSQFIESIKVEDQEVFLLELHQKRVNQTFAHFGKEGSIDLAKIFKHLEHDEDGMYKLRVAYDLDKKIRTQMIPYAIPEIQDFQLVENNSFDYSFKFEDRKELEKMKMKSKAEEIIIVKNNHITDTSFSNLLFQKGKDWFTPTTYLLNGVQRQNLLKQKKIKETEITLQNLKQFSHFQLINAMNDFDDMFIYPIDRIINLPGNEEYLDL; from the coding sequence ATGTCCCAATTCATTGAAAGTATTAAAGTAGAAGACCAGGAAGTTTTTTTATTAGAACTTCACCAAAAGCGTGTTAATCAAACCTTTGCCCATTTTGGAAAAGAAGGCTCAATTGATTTGGCTAAAATTTTTAAACATCTGGAACATGATGAAGACGGAATGTACAAACTAAGAGTCGCTTACGATTTGGACAAAAAAATCCGTACCCAAATGATTCCTTACGCAATTCCGGAAATACAAGATTTTCAATTAGTTGAAAACAATAGTTTCGATTATTCTTTTAAATTTGAAGACCGAAAAGAGCTGGAAAAAATGAAAATGAAATCCAAAGCTGAAGAAATCATTATTGTAAAAAATAATCATATCACGGACACTTCATTTTCTAATCTTTTATTTCAAAAAGGTAAAGATTGGTTCACTCCGACAACCTATCTTTTGAATGGTGTTCAAAGACAAAATCTTTTGAAGCAGAAAAAAATTAAAGAAACCGAGATCACTTTACAAAATCTTAAACAATTCTCACATTTTCAACTAATTAATGCGATGAATGATTTTGATGACATGTTCATTTACCCAATAGACCGAATTATCAATCTACCGGGTAATGAAGAATATTTGGATCTTTAA
- the menD gene encoding 2-succinyl-5-enolpyruvyl-6-hydroxy-3-cyclohexene-1-carboxylic-acid synthase, whose product MKKYSSKRSIQILAHLLQQYGILDIVISPGSRNAPLAIHFSEVDGFNCFSIVDERSAAFVGIGMAKSEKKPVAITCTSGSAVANYYPAVTEAFYQNVPLLILSADRPTDYVDIFDGQTIRQNNIFHQHSYGDFQLLEDSKDNAEEINFDIIKKAIELCFEKQGPVHINIPLEEPLYELVSELPTFPTVEKTIKQKEYEIPSNLVADWNTSQRILLLVGTRDYSPELESQLSQLVKNHSVVVLSEVNSNLHHEKFFKHIDRYIFNFTEEDYKTYAPDLLITIGQNVVSKKVKQFLRSARPKQHWHLDEVWQPDTYFSLTEKIEIKPELFFSKLLKFINLEPKPYFNLWDVLRDKKDAKHEKFLNMVEFSDFYFFNKVSQTVPENYNIHVSNSSAIRYAQLFDFGKRKIYCNRGTSGIDGSTSTAMGFAIKNANPTLLITGDLSFFYDINGLWNQYIPPFVRIMIFNNGEGNIFKIIPGPGNANPNTLDEFIATKHKKNAEHLAKHFGFSYTRVEDEPTLDRVLDNFFKPDAQPKILEVNTHGKNSADVLKAYFNFMKEN is encoded by the coding sequence ATGAAAAAATATTCTTCTAAGAGAAGTATCCAAATACTTGCGCATCTTCTTCAGCAGTACGGAATTTTAGATATTGTTATTTCACCGGGGTCCAGAAATGCTCCGTTAGCTATTCATTTTTCGGAAGTGGATGGCTTTAATTGTTTCAGTATTGTGGATGAAAGAAGTGCAGCTTTTGTAGGGATCGGAATGGCAAAAAGTGAGAAAAAGCCTGTTGCAATTACCTGTACAAGTGGTTCTGCGGTGGCGAATTATTACCCTGCTGTTACAGAAGCATTTTATCAGAATGTTCCTCTTTTGATTTTAAGTGCTGACAGGCCAACAGATTATGTTGATATTTTTGACGGACAGACCATTAGACAGAATAATATTTTTCATCAGCATTCTTACGGCGACTTTCAACTCTTAGAAGATAGTAAAGATAATGCCGAAGAGATTAATTTTGACATTATAAAAAAAGCGATCGAGCTTTGTTTTGAAAAGCAAGGTCCGGTTCACATCAATATTCCTTTGGAAGAACCTTTGTATGAATTGGTTTCTGAGCTTCCGACTTTTCCTACGGTTGAAAAAACAATTAAGCAGAAAGAATACGAAATTCCTTCCAACTTAGTGGCAGACTGGAATACTTCACAAAGAATTCTTCTTTTGGTAGGAACAAGAGATTACAGCCCTGAATTGGAGAGTCAGCTTTCTCAATTGGTTAAAAATCATTCTGTTGTGGTTTTAAGTGAGGTGAATTCTAATTTGCATCACGAAAAATTCTTCAAGCATATTGATAGATATATTTTTAATTTTACGGAAGAAGATTACAAAACATATGCTCCGGATCTGTTAATAACGATCGGACAAAATGTTGTTTCCAAAAAAGTAAAACAGTTTTTAAGAAGTGCCCGTCCAAAACAGCATTGGCATCTGGATGAAGTTTGGCAGCCGGATACTTATTTTTCTTTGACTGAAAAAATAGAAATCAAACCTGAATTGTTTTTTTCTAAATTGTTGAAATTCATAAATCTAGAGCCAAAACCATACTTTAATCTTTGGGATGTTTTAAGAGATAAAAAAGATGCAAAACATGAGAAGTTTTTAAATATGGTAGAATTCTCTGATTTTTATTTCTTCAATAAAGTTTCACAAACAGTTCCTGAAAATTACAATATTCATGTCAGCAACAGTTCGGCAATCAGATATGCCCAGCTTTTTGACTTTGGAAAAAGAAAAATCTATTGCAACAGAGGAACAAGCGGAATCGACGGTTCTACCTCTACAGCAATGGGATTTGCCATTAAAAATGCCAATCCAACCTTATTAATTACGGGAGATTTAAGTTTCTTCTATGACATCAACGGGCTTTGGAATCAATATATTCCACCGTTTGTGAGGATTATGATCTTCAATAACGGAGAAGGAAATATCTTTAAAATTATTCCCGGACCTGGAAATGCCAATCCGAATACCTTAGATGAATTTATCGCTACAAAACACAAGAAAAACGCTGAACATCTTGCCAAGCATTTCGGATTTTCTTACACACGAGTGGAAGATGAGCCGACGCTTGACCGTGTTTTAGATAATTTCTTCAAGCCGGATGCACAGCCTAAAATACTGGAAGTGAATACTCACGGTAAAAATAGTGCCGATGTTTTAAAGGCTTATTTTAATTTTATGAAAGAGAATTAA
- a CDS encoding isopenicillin N synthase family dioxygenase translates to MDKIPSVDLRDFLSGDPERKQKFVNEIGKAYEEIGFVALKGHFLNDQLVEDLYGEVKNFFELPTETKQKYEIPGIGGQRGYVGFGKETAKGFKKGDLKEFWHFGQYVSDDSKYKKEYPDNVIVEELPKFNEVGKETYQMLEKTGKSVLQALALYLDLDEFYFDDKIAEGNSILRPIHYPPITQEPDDAVRAAAHGDINLITLLMGSQGKGLQVQNHNGDWIDAIAEPDELVINVGDMLSRHTNNKLKSTIHRVVNPPRELWGTSRYSIPFFMHPVSGMSLNALENCVDEDHPKLYEDTTAGEFLHERLIELGLIKK, encoded by the coding sequence ATGGATAAAATACCTAGTGTAGACCTGCGTGATTTCCTTTCGGGTGACCCGGAACGCAAACAGAAATTTGTAAATGAAATCGGAAAAGCTTACGAAGAAATTGGTTTTGTAGCCTTAAAAGGGCACTTTCTTAATGACCAGTTAGTAGAAGATCTGTACGGCGAAGTGAAAAACTTTTTTGAGCTTCCCACAGAAACGAAGCAAAAGTATGAAATTCCAGGAATCGGTGGCCAGAGAGGCTATGTCGGATTCGGTAAAGAAACTGCAAAAGGTTTCAAAAAAGGAGACTTGAAAGAATTTTGGCATTTCGGACAATATGTGTCTGATGATTCAAAATACAAGAAAGAATATCCTGACAATGTGATCGTTGAAGAACTTCCAAAATTCAATGAAGTAGGTAAAGAAACGTACCAAATGCTTGAAAAAACAGGAAAATCTGTTTTGCAGGCGTTGGCATTATATCTTGATCTTGATGAGTTTTACTTTGACGACAAGATCGCAGAAGGGAACTCTATTTTAAGACCCATTCACTATCCCCCAATCACTCAGGAGCCTGATGATGCGGTAAGAGCAGCTGCTCACGGAGACATCAACCTGATTACTCTTTTGATGGGATCTCAAGGAAAAGGACTTCAAGTTCAAAACCACAACGGTGATTGGATCGACGCGATTGCTGAACCAGACGAATTGGTAATCAACGTTGGAGATATGTTGTCAAGACATACCAACAACAAATTGAAATCTACGATTCACAGAGTGGTCAACCCGCCAAGAGAATTGTGGGGAACTTCAAGATACTCAATCCCTTTCTTTATGCATCCCGTAAGCGGAATGTCATTAAACGCTCTTGAAAACTGTGTTGACGAAGACCATCCTAAGTTATATGAAGATACAACCGCCGGAGAATTTTTACATGAAAGATTAATTGAATTAGGTTTAATAAAAAAATAA
- a CDS encoding bacteriocin-like protein: MKNLKKLSKGQLKSISGAGGIKLPEPEFCMYYCNGVVICATCSDKFTCPDDSM; encoded by the coding sequence ATGAAAAATTTAAAAAAACTAAGTAAAGGCCAATTAAAAAGTATTTCTGGAGCAGGAGGAATTAAACTTCCGGAACCTGAATTTTGTATGTATTACTGCAATGGAGTTGTAATTTGTGCAACTTGCAGCGATAAATTTACATGTCCGGATGATTCAATGTAA
- a CDS encoding PA0069 family radical SAM protein gives MQNENIIKGQGAQRNVINRFDRYTFEPDDEDFESVKTIFTEIFPKTIVNQVKSEDLPMEYSMNPYQGCEHGCSYCFARPTHEYWGYSAGIDFERKIMVKKNAPELLEKFFQKRGYQPAPILLSGNTDCYQPAERQFEITRKLLQVCLDYRHPVNILTKNAMVLRDLDILKPLAEQNLVSVSLSIPTINEDLRRKMEPRTSSSKNKLKAIEVLSESKIPVHVMVAPIIPGLNSDEPLNILKSISEAGAQSFGYTLVRLNDTVEPVFVKWIETQFPDRAQKVLNLIRSMRGGKLGEKRYFDRQRGDGNIAEMIHNTFKIGRKKFFEGKGFPKLTTTNFTGAKDQQLRLFD, from the coding sequence ATGCAGAACGAAAATATCATAAAAGGTCAGGGCGCTCAGCGAAATGTTATCAACCGTTTCGACAGATACACCTTTGAACCTGATGATGAAGATTTTGAATCTGTAAAAACAATTTTCACGGAAATTTTTCCGAAAACAATTGTAAATCAAGTGAAAAGCGAAGATTTACCGATGGAATATTCGATGAATCCATATCAAGGATGCGAACATGGATGTTCATATTGTTTCGCTCGACCAACTCATGAATATTGGGGTTACAGTGCCGGAATTGATTTTGAAAGAAAGATCATGGTCAAGAAAAACGCTCCGGAATTATTGGAGAAATTTTTCCAGAAAAGAGGTTATCAGCCTGCGCCAATTTTGCTTTCAGGAAACACAGATTGTTATCAGCCTGCAGAAAGGCAATTTGAGATCACGAGAAAGCTGTTGCAAGTTTGTCTTGATTACAGACATCCTGTCAATATTCTGACAAAAAATGCGATGGTTCTGAGAGATTTGGATATTCTGAAACCGCTTGCAGAGCAAAATTTGGTTTCCGTTTCATTAAGTATTCCTACAATCAATGAAGATCTGCGACGAAAAATGGAGCCGAGAACGAGTTCTTCCAAGAATAAATTGAAAGCTATTGAGGTTCTTTCTGAAAGTAAAATCCCTGTCCATGTGATGGTTGCACCCATAATTCCGGGGTTGAATAGTGATGAACCTTTGAATATTTTAAAATCAATCTCTGAAGCAGGTGCCCAAAGTTTCGGATATACGTTGGTGAGGTTAAATGATACGGTTGAACCCGTTTTTGTGAAATGGATTGAAACTCAGTTTCCGGACAGAGCGCAGAAGGTTTTAAATTTAATTCGTTCCATGCGAGGCGGAAAATTAGGCGAAAAAAGATATTTCGACAGACAAAGAGGTGATGGAAATATTGCTGAAATGATTCATAATACCTTTAAAATAGGAAGAAAGAAGTTTTTTGAAGGTAAAGGATTTCCAAAATTAACAACCACTAATTTCACAGGAGCAAAAGATCAGCAATTGAGATTGTTTGATTGA
- a CDS encoding DUF2797 domain-containing protein, whose translation MQFQGQILKMTSFDAQPIQYYLNLSGDLIHMNELFGRELSIKHKGFQCVNCEKNKPIYRMGFCKSCFFESPYASDTIIRPELSTAHLGVGERDLEVEKQIQLQPHTVYLAYTGDVKVGVTRNTQIPTRWIDQGATFALPIARTENRYEAGMIEVALKDHLPDKTNWKKMLQDDFEGKIDLADFQQKIKEYFPEDFQKFYSEGENLWKFDYPYEKPEKVTSFTLDKKPEFTGRLVGIKGQYLSFEGGDFINVRGHEGYVIELNVKN comes from the coding sequence ATGCAGTTTCAAGGGCAAATTTTAAAGATGACGAGTTTCGATGCTCAGCCAATTCAGTATTATCTTAACCTTTCGGGTGATCTTATTCACATGAACGAATTGTTTGGTAGAGAATTGAGTATAAAGCACAAGGGATTCCAATGTGTGAATTGTGAAAAAAATAAGCCTATTTACAGAATGGGATTTTGCAAAAGCTGCTTTTTTGAGAGTCCTTATGCAAGTGATACGATCATTCGTCCGGAGCTTTCCACGGCACATCTTGGCGTTGGAGAGCGTGATTTGGAAGTAGAAAAGCAAATCCAGCTGCAGCCGCACACGGTTTATTTGGCGTACACAGGAGATGTAAAAGTGGGAGTTACAAGAAATACGCAAATTCCTACGAGATGGATTGATCAGGGAGCAACTTTTGCGTTGCCGATTGCCAGAACAGAGAACCGTTATGAAGCAGGAATGATAGAAGTTGCCTTAAAAGATCATTTACCGGATAAAACAAATTGGAAAAAAATGCTTCAGGATGATTTTGAAGGAAAAATAGATCTTGCCGATTTTCAACAAAAAATAAAGGAATATTTTCCTGAAGACTTTCAAAAGTTCTACAGTGAAGGCGAAAACCTATGGAAATTCGACTATCCGTATGAAAAACCTGAAAAAGTAACTTCGTTCACTTTAGATAAAAAACCTGAGTTCACAGGAAGGCTAGTTGGAATTAAAGGACAGTATTTAAGTTTTGAAGGTGGAGATTTTATTAATGTAAGAGGACATGAAGGCTATGTAATTGAGTTGAATGTAAAAAATTAA
- a CDS encoding GDP-mannose 4,6-dehydratase gives MIYLVTGGSGFIGSHLVEKLLKEGHSVINIDNFDNFYDYQIKIKNTLESIANFSDFTFTDKETDIENLISLSKSNNYTLYYQDIRDKNGLEEIFKNHKIDLIIHLAALAGVRPSIERPLEYEEVNVRGTMNLWELCKEFNLKKFVCASSSSVYGNNEKIPFAETDNVDNPISPYAATKKCGEILGHVYHQLHNIDMIQLRFFTVYGPRQRPDLAIHKFTKLISEDQEIPFYGDGNTARDYTYVDDIIDGITKSINYLETHSKIYEIINLGESQVINLNEMLSTIEQALGKTANKKILPMQPGDVQKTNADIGKAKTLIDYKPTTDFQNGIKKFVEWFLRK, from the coding sequence ATGATATATCTTGTAACAGGAGGAAGCGGATTTATTGGTTCTCATTTGGTTGAAAAATTATTGAAAGAAGGACATTCTGTCATAAACATTGACAATTTTGATAATTTCTACGATTATCAGATAAAAATTAAAAATACTTTAGAATCAATTGCTAATTTTTCTGATTTTACCTTTACTGATAAGGAAACTGATATTGAAAATTTAATTTCCCTTTCAAAATCAAATAATTACACCTTATATTACCAAGATATCCGAGATAAAAATGGTCTTGAGGAAATATTTAAAAATCATAAGATTGATTTGATTATTCATCTGGCCGCACTTGCCGGAGTTCGCCCTTCCATCGAAAGACCTTTAGAATATGAAGAAGTGAATGTCCGCGGAACGATGAATCTTTGGGAATTGTGTAAAGAATTTAATCTTAAAAAATTCGTTTGCGCCTCTTCATCAAGCGTTTACGGAAATAATGAAAAAATTCCTTTTGCAGAAACAGACAATGTAGATAATCCTATTTCACCTTACGCCGCAACAAAAAAATGTGGCGAAATTTTAGGCCATGTTTATCATCAATTACATAATATCGACATGATCCAGTTAAGATTCTTTACAGTGTACGGACCGAGACAAAGACCTGATCTTGCGATACATAAATTCACAAAATTAATCTCCGAAGACCAAGAAATCCCTTTCTACGGTGATGGAAACACTGCAAGAGATTACACTTACGTTGATGATATCATTGATGGAATTACTAAATCTATCAACTATCTGGAAACTCATTCAAAAATATACGAGATCATTAATCTTGGAGAAAGCCAGGTAATTAATCTCAATGAAATGCTTTCCACCATTGAACAAGCTCTCGGAAAAACTGCCAATAAAAAAATTCTGCCAATGCAGCCCGGAGATGTCCAAAAAACCAATGCTGATATAGGAAAAGCCAAGACATTAATCGATTATAAACCAACTACAGACTTCCAAAATGGCATAAAAAAATTTGTGGAATGGTTTTTGAGAAAATGA
- a CDS encoding DUF2795 domain-containing protein: MYWTLELASYLSDAPWPMTKAELIDYAIRTGAPMEVTENLQAIEDEGEMYEAIDEIWPDYPTDEDYLWNEDEY; the protein is encoded by the coding sequence ATGTACTGGACATTAGAATTAGCCTCATATCTAAGTGACGCACCTTGGCCGATGACAAAGGCTGAGCTTATTGATTATGCAATTAGAACTGGTGCACCCATGGAAGTAACGGAAAACCTTCAGGCTATTGAAGACGAAGGTGAAATGTATGAAGCCATCGACGAGATCTGGCCGGACTATCCTACGGACGAAGATTATCTTTGGAACGAAGACGAATATTAA